Proteins encoded by one window of Anderseniella sp. Alg231-50:
- a CDS encoding ABC transporter permease subunit, whose product MTDTGLERGASTLDASIGEFTKENEQYYTAEFEKIQGTTGFPWSWNTMAAVFGPLWGALRGAWGFFWTFLVLELFVLVQLGRGLWGELGADQLARYDRLVANIAKREQQAAEALAAGDAADSEAKLKIASNLKKVAETAKEQAAEAATEGTTILLTGLVLLVLVKLLEGFYANIAYEKQYLRWRASPGVQAGTSRASVAFGAVLMIAIWPLTLFRFTVADPDAKLSAMTNGFLGGSIPITDFPVKKEYFGALAKLGDAGFDWLANNFGDVFDGITAGIKAVLDGLEIILIQTPWPVVMVVITVMAFRLAGIRVAIFTAASLLYLAFMGLWEISMITVALIGAGAFLCVLFGIPLGIWFGKSKRAYTFAEPVLDFMQTMPAFVYLIPIIAFFGTGKPPGVLATIIFAMPPVIRLTALGMRGVPEATKEAAVAFGCSKWQLLRNVEIPLAMPSIMTGINQTILMSLSMVVIASLIGAEGLGALILEALQYAAKGQGLLGGLAILFCAMVIDRIAQGMYRRSAGKA is encoded by the coding sequence ATGACCGATACTGGTCTTGAGCGGGGAGCCAGCACTCTTGATGCCTCCATTGGTGAATTCACCAAGGAAAACGAGCAATATTACACGGCTGAATTTGAAAAAATTCAGGGGACCACAGGTTTCCCCTGGTCCTGGAACACCATGGCTGCCGTGTTCGGACCGCTATGGGGCGCGTTGCGAGGTGCCTGGGGATTTTTCTGGACTTTCCTGGTACTGGAACTGTTCGTGCTGGTTCAGCTCGGGCGCGGCCTGTGGGGTGAATTGGGCGCAGATCAGCTGGCTCGCTATGATCGGCTTGTTGCAAACATTGCCAAGCGTGAGCAGCAGGCGGCAGAAGCGCTGGCGGCAGGTGATGCTGCAGATTCCGAAGCGAAACTGAAGATCGCCAGCAATCTGAAAAAAGTAGCGGAAACCGCAAAGGAGCAGGCAGCGGAAGCGGCTACCGAAGGCACAACGATTTTGCTGACCGGGTTGGTGTTGCTGGTTCTCGTGAAATTGCTGGAAGGTTTTTACGCCAATATTGCCTATGAGAAACAATATCTCAGATGGCGCGCATCCCCCGGAGTCCAAGCCGGCACCAGCAGAGCGAGTGTGGCATTCGGTGCTGTGTTGATGATTGCCATCTGGCCACTGACACTGTTCCGGTTTACGGTCGCTGATCCCGATGCAAAACTGAGCGCAATGACCAACGGTTTCCTTGGGGGCAGCATTCCGATCACCGATTTTCCGGTCAAAAAGGAATATTTTGGCGCACTCGCCAAACTGGGAGATGCCGGATTCGACTGGTTGGCCAACAATTTCGGCGATGTGTTTGACGGAATCACCGCTGGCATCAAGGCCGTGCTCGACGGACTGGAAATCATTCTCATACAAACGCCGTGGCCGGTTGTGATGGTGGTGATCACCGTCATGGCCTTCCGGCTTGCAGGCATTCGGGTGGCCATTTTCACTGCCGCTTCGCTGTTGTACCTGGCATTCATGGGATTGTGGGAAATCTCAATGATTACCGTTGCACTGATCGGTGCCGGTGCGTTCCTGTGCGTGCTGTTTGGAATCCCGCTCGGCATATGGTTCGGCAAATCCAAACGCGCCTATACGTTTGCAGAACCTGTTCTTGATTTCATGCAGACCATGCCAGCCTTCGTGTACCTGATTCCCATCATTGCCTTCTTCGGCACCGGCAAACCGCCAGGCGTGCTGGCAACCATCATCTTCGCAATGCCTCCGGTCATCCGGCTGACGGCGCTGGGTATGCGCGGCGTGCCTGAAGCCACGAAAGAGGCCGCAGTGGCGTTCGGCTGTTCAAAATGGCAATTGCTGCGAAACGTGGAAATACCACTTGCCATGCCCTCCATCATGACCGGCATCAACCAGACGATATTGATGTCACTCTCAATGGTGGTGATTGCATCGCTGATTGGTGCGGAAGGTCTTGGCGCGCTTATCCTTGAGGCGCTGCAGTACGCGGCCAAGGGACAAGGGCTCCTGGGAGGATTGGCAATTCTGTTCTGCGCGATGGTTATCGACCGGATCGCCCAGGGCATGTACAGGCGAAGTGCCGGCAAGGCCTGA
- a CDS encoding betaine/proline/choline family ABC transporter ATP-binding protein, whose protein sequence is MSDSTIVLENVWKIFGGRAEEAMQAIEDRGLSKAEVLAEFGAVVGIADCSFEVKRGEIFCVMGLSGSGKSTMVRHLNQLIAPTAGKITVLGKDMVRLAGEELREMRAMHIGMVFQHMALLPHRTVRDNVAFPLQVRGEPKSKRWATSQQCLNMVNLDGYEDRFPRELSGGMQQRVGLARALASDPEVLLMDEPFSALDPLIRRQLQDQFMGLSAELQKTTVFITHDLDEAIRIGDRIAIMKDGRIVQIGTPEDIVTKPADDYVKDFVEGISKLKLVFAHSIMEKLSDHKPVKGEDLSKSPRAHHGTNLDELIDIATTSDNPIVIQDDDGKDVGVISKTTLLKGIQGGKG, encoded by the coding sequence GTGAGTGACAGCACAATCGTACTCGAGAATGTCTGGAAGATTTTCGGCGGCCGCGCCGAAGAGGCAATGCAGGCAATTGAAGACCGGGGACTTTCGAAAGCGGAGGTCCTCGCTGAGTTTGGAGCGGTGGTCGGGATTGCGGATTGCTCATTTGAAGTCAAGCGAGGCGAGATATTCTGCGTTATGGGCCTCTCGGGTTCCGGCAAATCTACCATGGTGCGCCATCTGAACCAACTTATTGCGCCCACGGCCGGCAAGATTACGGTTCTCGGCAAGGATATGGTGCGACTGGCCGGCGAAGAACTGCGCGAGATGCGCGCAATGCACATAGGCATGGTATTTCAGCACATGGCGTTGCTTCCCCACCGAACAGTGCGGGACAATGTCGCATTTCCCCTTCAGGTACGAGGCGAACCAAAATCCAAGAGATGGGCCACGTCGCAACAGTGTCTGAACATGGTCAATCTCGATGGGTACGAAGACCGTTTCCCGCGCGAGCTTTCCGGCGGCATGCAGCAGCGGGTGGGATTGGCAAGGGCCCTCGCCTCGGATCCGGAAGTCCTTCTGATGGACGAACCGTTCTCGGCCCTGGACCCCCTGATCCGGCGACAGTTGCAGGATCAGTTCATGGGGCTTTCCGCCGAGCTGCAAAAGACCACGGTTTTCATAACCCATGACCTGGATGAAGCGATACGAATAGGTGATCGCATCGCGATCATGAAGGACGGACGGATTGTCCAGATCGGGACGCCTGAGGACATCGTAACCAAGCCGGCCGACGACTACGTAAAGGATTTCGTGGAAGGTATTTCAAAACTCAAACTGGTGTTTGCCCATTCCATCATGGAGAAATTGTCTGATCACAAGCCAGTCAAAGGCGAAGACCTGTCCAAGAGCCCCCGCGCCCATCATGGCACCAATCTCGATGAACTAATCGACATTGCGACAACATCTGACAATCCAATTGTCATTCAGGATGATGATGGAAAAGACGTCGGGGTCATATCAAAGACGACGTTGCTTAAAGGGATTCAGGGAGGCAAGGGATGA
- a CDS encoding arginine deiminase family protein, with protein sequence MDSQPASVKWGINNDYAALHDVLLGKPEFFRWVDAGPLIGRTIANAHKTGVKFDLQLAMAQHAEMVRIYEDAGINCHFLEADEALHRNFFARDSSAMTPWGALVCHMQLKCRRADYVSVIKFYQAHDIPIWQFATAGHFEGGDFVILEPGKVLIGYCGERSEKEGSEQVAEFVRKEGWEAVTAPISREFVHMDGLVVPLAEKLLVACVDALEPWVVRQLRDWGFDFVEVSYREAKNLGVNLVALGNDKVLSMKGADELNQKMRALGFEVHEPDMSMFTLGGGGVHCLAQALCRENV encoded by the coding sequence GTGGATAGTCAGCCAGCCAGCGTCAAGTGGGGGATCAACAATGATTACGCCGCCCTGCATGATGTCCTGTTGGGCAAGCCGGAGTTTTTCAGATGGGTCGACGCCGGTCCCTTGATCGGGCGTACGATCGCCAATGCCCACAAGACCGGCGTGAAGTTTGATCTTCAACTGGCGATGGCACAGCACGCGGAGATGGTCCGGATTTACGAGGATGCCGGCATCAACTGTCATTTCCTGGAAGCCGATGAAGCTCTTCATCGAAACTTTTTTGCCAGGGACAGCTCAGCGATGACCCCGTGGGGGGCGCTGGTCTGCCACATGCAGCTCAAATGCCGGCGCGCGGATTATGTAAGCGTGATCAAGTTCTATCAGGCGCATGACATTCCGATCTGGCAGTTTGCCACGGCAGGTCATTTCGAGGGCGGCGACTTCGTCATTCTGGAACCAGGCAAGGTTCTGATTGGATATTGCGGGGAACGGTCTGAAAAAGAAGGCTCGGAACAGGTCGCGGAGTTTGTACGAAAGGAAGGCTGGGAAGCGGTAACGGCGCCGATCAGCCGCGAGTTTGTGCATATGGACGGGCTTGTGGTGCCGCTGGCTGAAAAACTGCTGGTGGCGTGCGTCGATGCTCTCGAACCGTGGGTTGTCCGCCAATTGCGGGACTGGGGTTTTGATTTCGTTGAAGTATCGTACAGGGAAGCAAAGAATCTTGGAGTTAACCTGGTGGCGCTGGGCAACGACAAGGTGCTTTCGATGAAAGGGGCTGACGAACTGAATCAGAAAATGCGGGCACTGGGGTTTGAAGTGCATGAGCCGGACATGTCGATGTTTACACTCGGCGGCGGCGGCGTGCATTGCCTGGCGCAAGCCCTGTGCCGCGAAAACGTATAG
- a CDS encoding LysR substrate-binding domain-containing protein: MLPPRLSKVDIHLLYVFAIVAEARGLAAAQAILNTSPSTISRQVSDLEKRLGGVLCQRGRGGFVLTDFGQRIVSAANELFDSLEQFNNVVTGRKNALVGKISIGVIDNWISNAEAPIVSTLSKFHEQAPDVEIDIHSLAPDGIEYSLLDGRLDIGIGVFHKPKKGLSYKTISRENVDLFCGKDHPLFAVERLDQVNRLVGNANLVSRAYLAEEKVAPVALKTRSTSQAHQVEGVAMLILTGKFIGYLPESYASPWVREGKMKSVASRHFCLPTDIQLVTRKGKHQTRVSELFRHALELESTRLAGVI; the protein is encoded by the coding sequence ATGCTGCCACCGCGCCTGTCCAAGGTGGACATCCATCTGTTGTATGTCTTTGCGATCGTTGCCGAAGCCCGGGGGTTGGCCGCCGCCCAGGCGATACTGAACACATCTCCTTCCACAATCAGCAGACAGGTGTCTGACCTGGAAAAGAGGCTCGGCGGTGTTCTCTGCCAGCGCGGAAGAGGCGGATTTGTTCTCACCGATTTCGGGCAACGGATCGTCAGCGCCGCCAACGAGCTTTTTGACTCGCTTGAGCAATTCAACAACGTGGTAACCGGGAGAAAAAACGCGTTGGTCGGAAAGATTTCCATTGGCGTGATCGACAACTGGATTTCCAATGCGGAAGCACCGATCGTCAGCACGCTTTCGAAGTTTCACGAGCAGGCGCCGGACGTCGAGATTGATATTCACTCACTGGCGCCTGATGGCATTGAATACAGCCTGTTGGACGGCCGGCTGGACATTGGAATAGGTGTATTTCACAAGCCCAAAAAGGGGTTGAGTTACAAAACGATCTCACGCGAAAACGTCGACTTGTTTTGTGGAAAGGATCATCCTCTGTTCGCGGTTGAACGCCTGGATCAAGTCAACAGGCTGGTGGGAAATGCCAATCTCGTAAGCCGCGCCTATCTTGCGGAGGAGAAGGTGGCACCGGTCGCATTAAAGACGAGATCGACCAGTCAGGCGCATCAGGTTGAAGGCGTGGCCATGCTGATCCTAACCGGCAAATTCATCGGTTACCTGCCGGAGTCCTACGCGTCGCCCTGGGTACGTGAAGGTAAGATGAAGAGTGTGGCGTCACGGCACTTCTGCCTGCCGACGGATATTCAGTTAGTGACGCGAAAGGGAAAACACCAGACGCGGGTTTCGGAACTGTTCAGACACGCCCTGGAACTGGAATCGACCAGGCTGGCTGGTGTCATTTGA
- a CDS encoding GXGXG domain-containing protein encodes MQTIDMATTPLREVNSTLQAQKADTNQKDWEIVNPKGSHAIACGLDGPIEVTVHGSTGYYSAGMNKQAHVHIVGSAGPGVAENMMSGTVVIDGDASQYAGATGHGGLLVIKGNASSRCGISMKGIDIVVHGNIGHMSAFMAQSGNLVVLGDAGDALGDSLYEARLFVRGTVKSLGADCIEKDMRPEHVEILKDLLERAGADAKPEEFKRYGSARKLYNFDVDNASAY; translated from the coding sequence ATGCAGACCATCGATATGGCCACCACCCCGCTCCGCGAGGTGAACTCCACCCTGCAGGCCCAGAAAGCCGACACCAACCAGAAAGACTGGGAGATCGTAAACCCCAAGGGCAGTCACGCCATTGCCTGCGGCCTTGATGGCCCCATAGAGGTGACCGTGCACGGCTCCACCGGTTATTACAGCGCCGGCATGAACAAGCAGGCCCACGTCCATATTGTCGGATCAGCTGGGCCCGGCGTCGCAGAAAACATGATGTCGGGTACCGTTGTCATTGACGGTGACGCCAGCCAGTATGCCGGTGCCACGGGCCATGGCGGCTTGCTGGTCATCAAGGGCAACGCCTCGTCGCGCTGCGGCATTTCCATGAAAGGCATCGATATCGTCGTGCATGGCAACATCGGCCACATGAGTGCCTTCATGGCTCAGTCCGGCAACCTGGTCGTGCTGGGCGATGCTGGTGATGCGCTGGGCGATTCCCTGTATGAAGCCCGGCTTTTCGTGCGCGGCACGGTCAAGAGCCTGGGTGCGGACTGCATCGAAAAGGACATGCGGCCCGAGCACGTTGAGATTCTGAAAGACCTGCTGGAACGCGCAGGTGCAGACGCCAAACCGGAAGAGTTCAAGCGTTATGGCTCAGCTCGCAAACTCTATAATTTCGACGTTGACAACGCGTCTGCGTATTAA
- a CDS encoding glutamate synthase-related protein, which produces MTKNVSGIPRTVPQKPATFTDPVNAEIRRAAATGIYDIRGGGAKRKVPHFDDLLFLGASISRYPLEGYREKCETKVVLGTRFAKKPIELDIPITIAGMSFGSLSGPAKEALGRGASAAGTSTTTGDGGMTEEERGHSDKLVYQYLPSRYGMNPDDLRRCDAIEVVVGQGAKPGGGGMLLGQKISDRVAEMRNLPKGIDQRSACRHPDWTGPDDLEIKILELREITNWEKPIYIKVGGARPYFDTTLAVKAGADVVVLDGMQGGTAATQDVFIEHVGQPTLACIRPAVQALQDLGMHREVQLVVSGGIRTGADVAKALALGADAVSIGTAALIALGDNDPRWEAEYNELGTTAGAYDDWHEGQDPAGITTQDADLMARFDPIAGGRRLSNYLKVMTLEAQTIARACGKNHVHNLEPEDLCALTVEASAMSGVPLAGTSWVPGRDGSY; this is translated from the coding sequence ATGACCAAGAATGTATCCGGCATTCCACGCACGGTACCGCAGAAACCCGCGACATTCACCGATCCGGTCAATGCTGAAATCCGCCGCGCCGCGGCAACCGGCATTTATGACATTCGCGGCGGCGGCGCCAAGCGCAAGGTCCCGCACTTCGACGACCTCCTTTTTCTCGGAGCTTCGATCTCGCGTTATCCGCTGGAAGGCTATCGCGAAAAGTGTGAAACCAAGGTTGTGCTGGGTACACGGTTTGCAAAAAAGCCGATCGAGCTGGACATTCCGATCACCATTGCCGGGATGAGTTTCGGTTCATTGTCAGGACCGGCCAAGGAAGCCCTGGGGCGCGGCGCAAGTGCCGCCGGGACCTCGACGACCACCGGAGACGGTGGCATGACGGAAGAAGAACGCGGCCATTCGGACAAGCTGGTCTATCAGTATCTGCCGTCACGCTACGGCATGAACCCGGATGATCTCAGGCGCTGTGATGCCATTGAGGTTGTGGTTGGCCAGGGCGCAAAGCCCGGCGGCGGTGGCATGTTGCTGGGCCAGAAGATTTCCGACCGGGTTGCTGAAATGCGCAACCTGCCCAAGGGCATTGACCAGCGTTCCGCCTGCCGCCACCCTGACTGGACCGGCCCTGACGACCTGGAAATCAAGATCCTGGAACTGCGCGAAATCACCAACTGGGAAAAGCCGATCTACATCAAGGTCGGCGGCGCGCGGCCCTATTTCGACACCACGCTGGCGGTCAAGGCCGGGGCCGACGTTGTCGTGCTGGACGGCATGCAGGGAGGCACGGCGGCGACACAGGATGTGTTCATTGAACATGTCGGCCAGCCGACACTCGCCTGTATTCGCCCGGCGGTTCAGGCCCTGCAAGACCTCGGCATGCATCGCGAAGTACAACTGGTGGTATCCGGCGGCATTCGCACCGGAGCCGACGTTGCGAAAGCCCTCGCGCTGGGCGCTGATGCCGTGTCCATCGGAACGGCGGCCCTGATTGCGCTGGGTGACAATGATCCACGCTGGGAAGCTGAATACAACGAACTGGGCACGACCGCGGGTGCTTATGACGACTGGCACGAAGGCCAGGATCCGGCCGGCATCACCACGCAGGATGCCGACCTGATGGCCCGGTTCGATCCGATTGCCGGCGGGCGCCGGCTGTCCAACTACCTCAAGGTCATGACGCTTGAAGCTCAAACCATTGCCCGCGCGTGCGGCAAGAACCACGTCCATAACCTGGAACCGGAAGACCTGTGCGCCTTGACCGTGGAGGCATCGGCGATGTCGGGTGTACCGCTTGCCGGCACAAGCTGGGTTCCCGGACGCGACGGGAGCTACTAA
- a CDS encoding NAD(P)/FAD-dependent oxidoreductase: protein METFDHIVIGGGVLGLSIAYHLARDSGESVLVVERNELASAASSKAAGLILQSTGKAPQTPMVRLTRETVAQLEEDLGETIGFHDVGSLRIAASSAREAELRGMERDAESHGIPFQHLSQHDARIKAPWLNSTVAHRITLFPTDGYVDPYMLSTAYGRAARKFGAHIRTRIAVNDLIRISDRVTGVRTASGDVSGGSVIDAAGAWASLISARAGYPLPMAPTRSHYWITAADASYGDQFPVTLLPDCRAYMRPDTGAMVIGVQEANSATFDARQLPDDINTFSPTPGEEHWDIIAEAMESISAFFPAIARARFANYISGLSTYTPDGTVLLGAVPGSSNFFTAAGCCGNGIALSAGIGSAISALVRGNEPVFDITPFAPGRFGSLDPFSREFRDRCSAARACKSHSTPAS from the coding sequence ATGGAAACCTTCGATCATATTGTCATTGGCGGCGGCGTTTTGGGTCTGTCCATCGCTTACCACCTTGCCCGTGACAGCGGAGAAAGCGTTCTTGTAGTTGAACGCAATGAACTTGCCAGTGCCGCATCCAGCAAGGCGGCGGGCCTGATTTTGCAGTCCACTGGAAAGGCGCCGCAAACCCCCATGGTCAGGTTGACCCGCGAAACCGTGGCACAACTCGAAGAAGACCTGGGCGAAACCATAGGGTTCCATGACGTCGGAAGCCTTCGGATCGCAGCCTCATCGGCACGCGAAGCGGAATTGCGTGGCATGGAGCGTGACGCAGAAAGCCATGGCATCCCATTTCAGCATCTGAGCCAGCACGACGCTCGCATCAAGGCACCGTGGTTGAATTCAACGGTGGCTCATCGCATCACATTATTCCCCACAGATGGCTATGTTGATCCCTACATGCTCAGCACTGCCTACGGTCGGGCGGCGCGCAAGTTTGGTGCACATATCCGCACACGTATCGCGGTAAACGATCTGATACGCATTTCTGATCGCGTCACAGGCGTCAGGACGGCGTCGGGCGATGTGTCCGGCGGCTCCGTGATCGACGCTGCCGGGGCATGGGCGTCTCTCATTTCCGCCCGTGCCGGTTATCCGCTGCCCATGGCACCCACCCGAAGTCACTATTGGATCACCGCTGCAGATGCCTCCTATGGCGACCAATTTCCCGTCACCCTTCTACCCGACTGCAGAGCCTATATGCGCCCGGACACAGGTGCGATGGTGATCGGTGTTCAGGAGGCAAACTCGGCTACCTTTGACGCCCGACAACTGCCGGATGATATCAACACGTTTTCCCCTACCCCGGGTGAAGAACATTGGGACATTATCGCCGAGGCCATGGAGTCGATCTCGGCTTTTTTCCCGGCAATTGCGCGTGCAAGATTTGCAAACTACATCAGCGGCCTGTCCACCTATACGCCAGACGGAACCGTTCTTCTGGGCGCAGTTCCCGGATCATCCAACTTTTTCACGGCGGCAGGATGCTGCGGAAATGGTATCGCATTGTCCGCCGGCATCGGTTCAGCCATTTCCGCACTGGTGCGCGGCAATGAGCCGGTATTTGACATAACACCATTTGCTCCAGGCCGTTTTGGCTCGCTCGATCCGTTCTCGAGGGAGTTCAGGGATCGCTGCTCCGCTGCGCGCGCCTGCAAATCTCACAGTACACCAGCTTCCTGA
- a CDS encoding glycine betaine ABC transporter substrate-binding protein, which yields MKFKKSATGAALAMVMGFAPAAQAADVVIGVPNWPSVRVTAHVLKVVMEDNLGVEVELQNGTNPVVFEAMDSGAMHVHPEVWLPNQANLEAKYVTDKGTVRQNSNGVDGDQAMCVTKSTAERTGIKDLSELSNPDMAKNFDSDGDGKGEIWIGAAGWASTNVEKIRAKSYGYAETMQLKEMDETLALAEVDNAVAQKKNIAFFCYTPHHMFALHELVILKEPAYDKAKWVVKQPTDDPQWLENSSAPVAWNTAKLKIHYATSLEGSNPAVAKLLSQVNLNTEIVSKMTFALVVEKQDPAEFAKKWVADNGDLVDSWLK from the coding sequence ATGAAATTTAAAAAATCAGCCACTGGCGCGGCTCTCGCAATGGTAATGGGGTTCGCCCCTGCCGCGCAGGCCGCCGACGTGGTGATCGGTGTTCCGAACTGGCCTTCAGTGCGTGTCACTGCACATGTCCTGAAAGTTGTCATGGAAGACAATCTGGGTGTTGAGGTGGAACTTCAAAACGGTACCAATCCGGTTGTATTTGAAGCCATGGATTCAGGTGCCATGCATGTTCATCCTGAGGTCTGGCTGCCAAACCAGGCAAACCTGGAAGCGAAATACGTAACGGACAAGGGTACCGTTCGCCAGAATTCAAACGGAGTTGACGGCGACCAGGCCATGTGCGTGACAAAGTCCACCGCAGAACGCACCGGGATCAAGGATCTTTCAGAGCTTTCAAATCCCGACATGGCAAAGAACTTCGACTCTGACGGTGACGGCAAGGGTGAGATCTGGATCGGTGCTGCCGGCTGGGCGTCAACCAATGTCGAAAAAATCCGCGCCAAATCCTACGGTTATGCAGAAACCATGCAGCTTAAGGAAATGGACGAAACCCTGGCATTGGCCGAGGTCGACAATGCGGTAGCGCAGAAAAAGAACATCGCATTTTTCTGCTACACACCGCACCATATGTTTGCCCTGCATGAACTGGTCATCCTCAAGGAGCCAGCCTATGACAAGGCAAAGTGGGTCGTGAAGCAGCCTACCGATGATCCGCAGTGGCTGGAAAACTCTTCAGCGCCTGTAGCCTGGAATACGGCGAAGCTGAAAATCCACTATGCAACCAGCCTGGAAGGCAGCAACCCTGCCGTCGCCAAGCTGCTTTCACAGGTCAACCTGAACACGGAGATCGTGTCCAAAATGACCTTTGCGCTTGTGGTTGAGAAGCAGGATCCAGCCGAATTTGCCAAGAAATGGGTGGCCGACAATGGCGACCTGGTAGACAGCTGGCTGAAATAG
- the glnT gene encoding type III glutamate--ammonia ligase yields the protein MATDLAQFAKENGVKYFMISFTDLFGGQRAKLVPAQAIADMQKEGAGFAGFATWLDMTPAYPDMLAVPDPASVIQLPWKKDVAWVAGNCVMEDQFVAQAPRNVLNRLIAEAADEGMRVKTGIEAEFFLLTPDGSQISDEYDTAEKPCYDQQAVMRRYDVIAEICDYMLELGWGPYQNDHEDANGQFEMNWEFDDTLNTADKHSFFKFMTKSVAEKHGLRATFMPKPVEGLTGNGCHAHISVWDKAGKVNVFADDDMELGLSAKGRNFLGGIMKHASALAAITNPTVNSYKRINAPRTTSGATWAPNTVTWTGNNRTHMVRVPGPGRFELRLADGATNPYLLQAVIIAAGLDGIRTQADPGKRHDIDMYAEGYKVKGAPKLPLNMLDALRAFDKDKGLKTALGDEFSAAYLKMKHQEWHAFTSHFSQWEKDNTLDI from the coding sequence ATGGCAACCGATCTGGCCCAATTCGCCAAGGAAAATGGCGTCAAATATTTCATGATCTCATTCACCGACCTGTTCGGCGGGCAACGCGCCAAGCTGGTTCCGGCGCAGGCCATTGCCGACATGCAGAAGGAAGGCGCCGGGTTTGCCGGGTTTGCCACCTGGCTCGACATGACCCCGGCCTACCCGGACATGCTGGCGGTACCTGATCCTGCATCAGTCATTCAGTTGCCGTGGAAAAAGGATGTCGCCTGGGTGGCCGGCAACTGCGTCATGGAGGACCAGTTCGTTGCACAGGCACCGCGCAATGTACTGAACCGGCTGATCGCGGAAGCGGCCGACGAAGGCATGCGGGTGAAGACCGGCATCGAGGCTGAGTTTTTCCTGCTGACGCCGGACGGGTCACAAATCTCCGATGAATACGATACCGCCGAAAAGCCGTGTTATGACCAGCAGGCGGTAATGCGGCGGTATGATGTTATCGCCGAAATCTGCGATTACATGCTGGAACTGGGCTGGGGTCCCTACCAGAATGACCATGAAGACGCCAACGGACAGTTCGAGATGAACTGGGAGTTTGACGACACTCTGAACACTGCCGACAAGCACTCGTTCTTCAAGTTCATGACCAAGTCAGTTGCGGAAAAACACGGACTGCGCGCCACCTTCATGCCAAAACCGGTTGAAGGCCTGACCGGAAATGGTTGCCATGCGCACATCTCCGTCTGGGACAAGGCCGGCAAGGTCAACGTCTTCGCAGATGACGACATGGAACTCGGCCTGTCGGCAAAGGGCCGGAACTTCCTCGGCGGCATCATGAAACATGCATCCGCCCTGGCCGCGATCACCAATCCGACGGTGAATTCCTACAAGCGCATCAACGCACCGCGTACCACGTCAGGCGCGACCTGGGCGCCAAACACGGTGACCTGGACCGGCAACAACCGCACCCACATGGTTCGCGTACCGGGCCCGGGACGTTTCGAACTCCGGCTGGCAGACGGCGCGACCAATCCGTATCTGCTGCAGGCGGTCATCATTGCAGCCGGTCTCGACGGTATCCGCACCCAGGCTGATCCCGGCAAACGCCACGACATCGACATGTATGCCGAAGGCTACAAGGTGAAGGGTGCGCCGAAGCTGCCGCTCAACATGCTCGATGCCCTGCGCGCGTTCGACAAGGACAAGGGCCTCAAAACCGCCCTTGGTGATGAATTTTCCGCGGCCTACCTGAAAATGAAGCATCAGGAGTGGCATGCATTCACGTCGCACTTCTCGCAATGGGAGAAGGACAACACGCTGGATATCTAG